CAGCCTCGAAGCCCACTGCTGGGTGACGCGGGCCGACCGGCTGCGTTTCTTGCGCGCCTATCTCGGCGAGTTGCACCGCCGCGACCCCGGAGCGTGGCCCGCCGATTGGAAGCGGGCCTGGCGGGCCGTGGCCAAAGCCACCCGGCGGATCATCGGCCGGCTGAACCGGGCAGACCGCGAGATTGTCTAACGCGGCCAATAAGGTCAATAATTCGACCGCGAGCCGAATCCGCGCAGGCAGACCACGCCCACCGCTAAGGTCAGCAGAAAGCACCCCAGCCACCCGAAAGGGCCGAAGTGCGTGACATAATGGGTGGCCGCCCTGAGGAGGGTCCAGATCGTGTTCATAGGCTGTCTTGGTCGGTCCGAACGGCGTCTCTGAAATCATAGCTTGCCGATCGCGGGTTGATTCCGGTTTGCCGCCGAAGCGGGCTGGAATATTGGCTCGTGGCTTGTGAGCCGCCACCCCTTGCGGAATCGGGCACAGGCCGAAATAATACAGCGGCTCCAGGGAACAACTTGGGGGCGTAGCTCAATTGGTTAGAGTACCGGACTGTCGATCCGGTGGTTGCGGGTTCGAGTCCCGTCGCCCTCGCTGTACTGAAACGCCGTCAAAGCCGTTGCTCGCAACGGCTTTCGTCGTTTCGGGACGGCCGTTCTTTGTGGTCGCAAATGGCCCCTCCCGGCCACGGTTTTCCTGCCAGAGCGCAAACGAAGGCGACGGTTTTCCGTCCGTTCCCGTCGCTCGTAACACCTGGGCCTCGTCATCGCGCGACGACGGCCAGGGCAGCTCCGGCAAGCTATCGAGCGCGGGGGCGGCATCGTCGAGCGCAAGGTGCGTGTAGACGTCCATCGTCAGGCTGAACTTGGCATGACGCGCCAGCTTTTGGGCCACCTTGGGATGCACGCCCGCGGCTACCAGGTTGCTGATGAATTGGTGCCGCAAGGCGTGGAAGTCGAACACGCGCCCGGTGTCGTCGCGGTAGGCGATGCCCGCCGCGGCCAGGTCGCGCCGCAACATGTCGGCCGCCTCTTCGGCCCAATTGCCGGGCCACAGCTTGCGTCCGGACGCGACGTCGGGCGCCGTCTCGGCATCCGGGCCGGACCGCCCGACGTCGCGTGTACGGGCCTGCCGGCGGCCCGCCCCGCGGTTGGGCAGCCAGCCGGCGATCGCCGCGGCCAGGTCCCCGCGCACCGGCTGGTCCGCCGGTTCCTTGTTTTTGGTGTAGGACGCGGCCACGTGGACCGTCGGCACCTCGGCGGTCAGGTCGAGCGCGCCTTCCGTCAGGCTGGCCAACTCGCCGGCCCGAAAGCCCGTGTTGGCCGCCACCAGATAGAGCATCGCCCGATCGATGCCGTCGAGTCCGCGGAATCTTGCCGGCCGCCCGTCGCTCCGGCGCCGGTTGCGCGTGGCTTCAATCGGCCGCGCAAACTCCGCCTGGCTCAGCCGGCGGCGGGCATGCCGGACGTCGTCGCCGGCCTTCACTCCGGTCAGGCCGGCGAACGGGTTTTCCAGCGATCGGCGGGCGCGCACCAGCCAGCGCCCGAACGAGCGCAGCGCACCCGCGTAATGGTTCGACGTCGACTTGCCCATCCGGCTTTGCGACGTCTCGCGGTCCAATCGCCATTGGCGGATCGCTTCCAGGTCGTTCGCCCGCGGCTGCTTGCGCGTGACGCGGCCGATCGGCGCCCCGTCCCGCTTCCACTTCTCCACCGCGCTGACCGTCACCTGGAAGTGTCGGGCGATGTCGCGGTAGCTTTTGGCCGTCGCGCCTTTGCAGCGGGTTGTCAGCGGCGTGCCCAGCTCGAGCTGCCGCGCGTACGTGCGGGCTTCGTGCAGCCAATGCGCGACGCGCCCCTCTTGAATGTCTTTCAACAGGCGGAAGTCGCAACCGTCGAACACCGTCCGCAAACGGGCGACGGTCAGCTCGACGTATTCCGTCGTGTCGCTCTTGGCCGTCAGGTGCTGGCGGAATGCTTCCAGGTGCTCGCCCAGCGGCAGCAGGGCGAAGTCGTCGAAGGCATGGCCCAGGCCGGAGCGGCGGCGTTGCACTTTGACGATCAAATCGGCCAACAGTTTTTGGGCGCATTCCCAGTCGGTCACTCCCAGCGAGACGGTCTGCACGTTGCCGTATTCGTCGCGGTAGCGGGCCCAGACGATTTCCGAGCGGGAGGTTTTTTTGATCGCGCCCCTGGTGCCCTTGGGGACGCGGCGGCCGTCGCGATCGACGTAGTGAACGATCTTCGGCCGGAAGAGCTGCTTTCGCAAGCGCGGCATGACGAACTCCTTTGTCGAACACGCGGCGGGGGCGGAGTCGGGGTTCGACTCCCGAACATCCGCCCCAACCGCAAAGGATCGATGGTTAGCGATCATCAAGCTACCGTATCGGCGGCGGCTTGCAAGCTACCCCTCCTGGTGTTCGCCGCGCGCCTCCTCCTGGGCCGTCACGAATTCATGGAACAGTCGTCGAGCTCTCGAGACGATCGATTTCCTCTTCCAGTTGGCTGCGCAGCACGCGCAGCATCCAGAGACAGCCGGCCTTGGCGTTGGCGAAGTCTTTGAACTGCATGGGCAGCCAGCCTTCACGCTCGCATTCGATTACGACGTCGACCGGTTCGACGTCAAGCGGCGCGTTCCTGTCCCCTTTCGGGAACGGCTTTTCGGTGCCGATGACGATGCACAGCTCTGGCGGGACATCGAGCTGGAGAAACACTGCGCCGAACGATGCCGCGACCTCGAGCGCGCCGTGGTAAGCAGTTGTGACGAGTGCGTGTTGTGTCTTTTCCATAACGTTTTCCTTTGCGGTTTGACTGGAGAAACGAAATGCCCCTACGCGGCCCCACTGGTCGAACTGCCGCCGTGAATCACCTCCCGCAAGCGTTTGCCATCGGGCCACGCGCGGCCGTCGTGATGACGTTCCAGCGATCGCTTACGTTGTCGGGCTTTTTCCTCCCGCGCGTCCGCCTCCCACCACACGCGGCGATAATCTTCGCGGTCGAACAGGTCGAGCTGCTTGTAGACCCGCGTCGCTTCGCCGGTCTCCGGGTCGATGCCCGGCACACTGACCAGCCGCGCGGTGCCGTCGCTGGAGCGGTCGCGATTGATGCATTTGCGCAGGTCCTGCTCGAGCGCCTTGAACAGCGCATCGTCGCGATAGTCTTGCGGCAGCACGTGCGAAGCCAGGAAGGCGCGCGTCAGGTCCAGCAGTGAAGCGGGACCGGTGACGCTGGAAATGAACTCGGAAAGTTCGTCGTGCATGGTGATGGTAGGATGGAAGGGTTCAGGGTTCAGTAAAACCGGGCCGCGGCGAGCTGGCGGAGTGTGGCCAGCCGCCGCGCCCGGCGTCTCAGGGACGGTCACTTGGGCCCATCGCGCGCGTGATAAGGCATCCCGCGGCGCCCAAGACAGCCCAGCAGCATCGCGCGTGGGCCTGTGACGTAGCTGTCGGCGTTTGCGACGGCCCGAAGCGATTCCTCGAGCCCTCGCTGGCCGGCGTCTCCATGCTGGACGACCATTTCGGCGATCTTGCGGTACACGACTTCGCTGGTGTCGGTGTCGCCACAGGTCTCCAGCACCCCGCGTGTCTGGCGGATGATTCGATCCATCTCGGCCGCGCGGTCGCCGGGGTCGTGGTTCGTCAGCCGGCTGCTGGCGGCTCCGGCAACGTCGCCGATCGGGGCGGTTCCCGTCCCGAATTCTGGACGTCCCATGGATCCTTTGAGCGGCGCGCTCGTATTACCCTTGGCCTTAGATCCTTCCCTTACCCTTGATCCTTTGGATCCATGGTCAATGGATATAGGGACGAACGGCGGATTGCGTCCAGAATTCTGGACGGCATCCGCCGCGGAAGCCGGCGCGACGATACGCCACGTCTCTGCCCCGAGCTGCACCCAAGCGTGGAGCTCCTGAAGGGCCTTGGCATGGTTGTAGGCCGTGCTGCGAGCCAGGCCGCGGCCGCCCTCTTCACGCGGCGCCTGCATGGAGTTGAGCAGCTCTCGGCTGTCGACGTCGCCGGTTGCCCAGCCGTTGCGGCGCAGCGACCAGAGCCAGGTTACGGCCTGTTCGTCACTGTGACATATATCCATGACAGCTTCCACGATCGCTAGCGGATCTCGATCGGCGCGGGGCTGCTCAGCCCGCAGTGGGTCGGTCATGATTGGGTCTCCGTTCCGGACGCTGGGGCGCGTCCCAAATGGGGATCGTCGAGGGGCCGGGATCCATCGGCCCCGTTTCGGCGAAGGGAAGCGGCAGTTGGGCCTCCGACGCGGCGGCTGCCTCGCTTGCCGCGCGTGGTTGTCGCCAGTTGCGGATGCGCAGATCGGCTTGTCGCGGCCCGCGGCTGAGCACGTCGATCAGCCCGGCCTCTTCGAGACTCGTGAGCCAACGCCGTACGGCGCGCTCGCTGGCGGCCAGGGTGAATTGAAGGCGGAGATAATCGACCGTCAGCCGGCCGGGGCGGCAGCCGACGACCTGCCACAAGAGCAAGTAGCAAAACAGCGGTTCGCGCCGGATGCCTCGAAAGCGCAACAGCTCCGGCGGGACGTGCCAGGTCGTGGGCAGGCCGTCGATGCCCTGGACGATGCTCGAGAGTGACGCCATGATTATGTAGTGTTTCACCGGGGCGGCCCAGCGCTCCATGCTGGGCCGCCCCACCGCTTAGTACCTCAGCGGCCGCTTCCTGCGGACGCTACTTTCGGCCGCGGGCCTCCCACTCTTGGCGCGGCGGCCGGCCGTGTTTCAACCAACGCTCGACTTCGTTCTTGAGGTATAGGCGCCGTCGGCCGCTGAGCACCGACGGCGGCAGCTCGCCGGCCGTCTCCATCCGCCGCACGCTTCGCAGGCTGAGCTTGAGCACCTCGGCCAACTCGGCCTGGTCGATGAGCAGCTCGCCGTCGTCGGCCAGCGGTACGATGGACGGCGCCTCGGCCGTCTGCGCGACCAGCAGCTCCAACAGCGCGATGAGGCGATCGATCCGGCCGGCCAGGTCCGCCGCGGCCGGCGGAGCGTAGCCCTCGGCGATCGTACGCCAGACCGGCGCGGGGGCCGGTAGGGCCTCGGGCTGGTCGCGGGCAATCGGGAGGCGCAGAACGTTAGCCGACACGGTTGGCCTCCGTCGTCGGGAACTGGCGGGCGCGCTCTGCTAAGGTTTGCTCGACGGCCGCCGGGTCGAACAGCAGTCGCGCGCCGGCGGGCAGGTGGGGCACGCGACCGGCTCGGGCCTCATCGCGCAGCCAGCGCATCGAGACGCGCAGCCGGCGGGCCATCGATCGCAGGTCGAGTAGTGCGGGTGCGGTATCCATCACCGCATCATGCAGCGACGACAGCAAACCGTAAGTGGCAAATAAGAGTGCAAATAAGGATGCACTCTTGCGCTTTACAGCGTTTGGTAGAAGGACCGGCCGGCGGGAGTGAGCGCGTAACCCGTTCGCGGGCTCGGCTTTTTCAGGTACCCGGCATCGATCAACCGCCGGAGATGCAAGGTCAGGGTGCGCGGGTCGGTATTCACTCGCTCGGCTCCGCGCCACGCCGCGAGCTTTTCTCTGATCTCAGCCTTGAGGACCGCTGCTTTGGCATCGCCCAGCATCCTTACTATTACCAGCTCGGTTACCGCAAGTGGCGGAGCGGTGATTGCCTTTACGCGGGCAATGCGAACGCGCTCCTCGGCTTCATAAATTTCCTCTGGCGTCGGATGTGTTATGATCGTGGCCCTCCTGCGCGTCCGTGAAGAGCTCCAGCCAACCGATCAGTGCATTGAGGTACGCACCCCAGTCGGGCGTCGCAGCGTCATGAACGCACCGGCCGGGGCCGTTGACCATCGACATAACAACCCAGCCGGCATGGTGGCAGGCGTTCAGAAACCGCTGTCCGTCGAATGTGAGCTCGTTCACCATGCGTACCGTCCTTTTGAATCGGGCCGGCGCCCCGCGGCATGGAAGGACGGTACAGAACCATGCGCGACGGGGTGCCGCGTTGGGCCGGTCGGTTTCGAACCCGCTCGGCCACCCGATTGATTGTGAGTTTACTTCCGTGGTTTGCGATTGCCAGCGGTCGGCTTGGCGCGGGCGGCATCGGCTTCGCCATCGTCAAGCGCTCGGCGGACCTTTTCGAGGGTCGCCTGGCTGGCGGAATGTTTCGCGTGTTCGAGCCGGCTAAGCGTCTCCACCCGCACGCCGGCGCGGCGGGCCAGCTCCACTTGCGACCAACCTAGAGCGCGGCGCGCCCGAATCAGGCGGCGGGCCGCGACCACGCGCAAGGCCTCGCGCGCCGGATAATTCCCTTCCGCGTCTGGCGGGGGCAGCTCCGGTTGCGGCGGCCCGCCCGACAGACGACGGTAATCCTCCTCAGGCAAAATCACAAACCGCTTTCCGTCGAGCGTTACCGTCTGCACGCTGGCATGGCTGATGTTCATTGACTTGCTTTCACCGTCATTCATAAAAGCCATCGCGGTGCCCCACTTTTTCGACCGTGATCCTGTCGTCGGCCGGCGGCTGTCCCTCGACCTTCTCGCCCGGACGCACTCGAAACTGGATACGGTAGGCTCCGGTCCGCAACCGGTAGCATCCGGCCAGTTCGCCCCGGAGCGGCTTGGCGCCGCTCACTTCCGGCCACTTTTCGAGTCGCAGGATGAGCGCCTCGACGCGTTCATAAATCCGCTTGGGCAACGCCTCGAATTGCTCCAGCGCCTCGGGCAAGATGGTCACAATCGCCATGCTTGATGGTGTGGTCCGCATGTCAAGTTGTCAAGAAGTTGACAATGCTCGACTGTCGTCCGCTGTCTTTCGGCCTGGGGATACCCCCCTATTTCAAAACATGCGGAAAAACGTGCGCGCTTGGCACGCGGTCTACGCCGCGCGCGATCGTCAAAAATCGCCCCCCCCCCGGTCGAACAGCGGGAGAAGGACCCTGCTTTCGGCCGGGGCCTACGAATCCGGCGGCTGCCG
This genomic interval from Pirellulales bacterium contains the following:
- a CDS encoding helix-turn-helix domain-containing protein, which encodes MSANVLRLPIARDQPEALPAPAPVWRTIAEGYAPPAAADLAGRIDRLIALLELLVAQTAEAPSIVPLADDGELLIDQAELAEVLKLSLRSVRRMETAGELPPSVLSGRRRLYLKNEVERWLKHGRPPRQEWEARGRK
- a CDS encoding type II toxin-antitoxin system RelE/ParE family toxin gives rise to the protein MAIVTILPEALEQFEALPKRIYERVEALILRLEKWPEVSGAKPLRGELAGCYRLRTGAYRIQFRVRPGEKVEGQPPADDRITVEKVGHRDGFYE
- a CDS encoding helix-turn-helix transcriptional regulator — translated: MNISHASVQTVTLDGKRFVILPEEDYRRLSGGPPQPELPPPDAEGNYPAREALRVVAARRLIRARRALGWSQVELARRAGVRVETLSRLEHAKHSASQATLEKVRRALDDGEADAARAKPTAGNRKPRK